A part of Paenibacillus sp. 481 genomic DNA contains:
- a CDS encoding inositol monophosphatase family protein — MSSTEKIPYVVTGKNYTAVAVNCAAKSGEWIKSKLGQYKSLQLKSSLHDLVTEVDKGAEQMIRRLIMTHFPHHAILGEEGVEPGTDVSRLALEQAQSEEYLWIVDPLDGTTNFVHGFPFYSVSIALAHRGEVIVGVVYDPMRDELFVAEKGKGAYVHGSPIQVADERELSGSLIASGFPTERERALPINLAGMAALAPQVRNIRTAGSAALHMAYIAAGRLTGFWELNLNAWDLAAGSLLIQEAGGRVTDTYGQPYHVGVRDVVASNGHIHDAFVHALAEVDAQG; from the coding sequence TTGAGTTCTACCGAAAAAATACCTTATGTCGTTACAGGGAAGAACTATACTGCTGTGGCGGTCAATTGTGCCGCTAAATCAGGAGAATGGATTAAATCAAAGCTTGGACAATATAAGTCGTTGCAACTTAAATCGTCTCTACACGACTTGGTTACGGAAGTAGATAAAGGTGCGGAACAGATGATTCGCAGGCTCATTATGACTCATTTTCCGCATCATGCCATATTAGGAGAAGAAGGAGTCGAGCCTGGGACTGATGTGTCCCGTCTCGCGTTGGAACAAGCCCAGTCGGAAGAATATTTATGGATCGTTGATCCGCTGGACGGAACGACGAATTTTGTGCATGGCTTCCCGTTCTACTCAGTATCGATCGCGCTTGCACATCGGGGAGAAGTGATCGTCGGTGTCGTATACGACCCGATGCGAGATGAACTGTTTGTCGCGGAAAAAGGAAAAGGGGCTTACGTTCACGGCAGCCCTATCCAAGTGGCAGATGAACGCGAGCTATCCGGTAGCTTAATCGCCAGCGGATTTCCGACAGAGCGCGAGCGCGCATTGCCTATTAATTTGGCAGGTATGGCTGCGTTGGCTCCGCAAGTACGCAATATACGAACAGCGGGCTCGGCCGCGCTGCATATGGCTTATATTGCTGCGGGGCGGCTTACAGGCTTCTGGGAATTAAATCTGAATGCGTGGGATCTGGCCGCAGGCAGCTTGCTTATTCAAGAAGCAGGTGGGCGTGTAACGGATACGTACGGGCAGCCTTATCATGTCGGCGTCCGAGACGTGGTCGCTTCTAACGGGCATATTCATGATGCATTTGTTCATGCGTTGGCTGAGGTAGACGCACAAGGATAG
- a CDS encoding SH3 domain-containing protein, producing the protein MQNWFWRPYGSTFKQNMLCTLAVVTLVAMLFTPAHADADASGARYSFSIKDVNGKQHTVSIRSDDEVVEKTTDHIAAFADRGDTIYSGVYYFTVNGTPQNTPIADDTSISINPKKPYIHKVTSHKANTPDLIVVGTYATSSSYTFETFCIVNGQIKRLNLYNSYLKKYDTEGYSANLKMKNVASAHFQTVSFQNADPNGWFFDTWKLDLKKLTLTPVVTAYYGGESNSIRKGSFAEGEAHVNRYKKEANYFVDHLSALNTITVQANQAALYKSASITSPKLAVLKKGDKVTRLNDHGPFLKVSYKGKIGYITNTALKPQPLPIGKKLIIDKHFAPKIKTGIINGLNIKLGISPEVATAQFGPLVRQVEAEGGYTNVYKKLPHVEIAFDGQHNDQLHYVSINRAALPKETIASIKKKLGKPANEGPDDMGSDYVISYEYGKRHVSFYAPTASSPIHRVFIRAYY; encoded by the coding sequence ATGCAAAATTGGTTCTGGCGCCCATACGGGAGTACATTTAAACAAAATATGTTGTGCACGCTTGCGGTTGTCACACTCGTGGCAATGCTATTTACGCCCGCACATGCAGATGCTGATGCATCTGGAGCAAGATATTCGTTCTCTATTAAAGACGTAAATGGGAAACAGCATACCGTATCCATACGTTCTGATGACGAAGTTGTGGAAAAAACGACCGATCATATTGCTGCATTTGCCGACCGTGGTGACACGATTTACTCAGGCGTATATTATTTTACGGTCAACGGAACACCGCAAAATACGCCTATTGCTGACGACACATCGATTTCCATTAATCCGAAAAAGCCTTACATTCACAAAGTTACCTCACATAAAGCGAACACCCCTGATCTTATCGTGGTTGGGACGTACGCAACTTCAAGCAGTTATACATTTGAAACGTTCTGTATTGTAAATGGTCAAATCAAAAGATTAAACCTATACAATTCTTATTTAAAAAAGTATGACACAGAAGGATACTCCGCCAATCTCAAAATGAAAAATGTAGCTTCAGCTCATTTTCAAACGGTTAGCTTTCAAAATGCGGACCCTAATGGATGGTTCTTCGACACGTGGAAATTAGACTTGAAAAAGTTGACGCTGACACCTGTGGTCACTGCTTATTACGGTGGTGAATCTAACTCAATTCGGAAAGGTAGCTTTGCAGAAGGAGAAGCTCATGTCAATCGTTATAAGAAAGAAGCTAACTATTTCGTCGATCATCTATCTGCATTGAACACCATTACCGTACAAGCTAATCAAGCCGCATTGTACAAATCGGCAAGCATAACATCTCCCAAGCTAGCTGTGCTGAAAAAGGGAGACAAGGTTACTCGCCTGAATGATCATGGTCCATTTTTGAAAGTTTCTTACAAAGGTAAGATTGGCTACATCACAAACACAGCTTTAAAGCCACAGCCGCTTCCAATCGGCAAAAAGCTCATTATTGATAAACATTTCGCACCTAAGATTAAGACAGGAATTATAAATGGGTTGAATATTAAGTTAGGCATATCGCCAGAAGTGGCCACTGCTCAATTTGGCCCTCTAGTGAGACAAGTTGAGGCGGAGGGCGGCTATACGAACGTTTACAAAAAGCTGCCGCATGTCGAAATCGCTTTTGATGGCCAACATAACGATCAACTACACTATGTCAGCATTAATCGCGCTGCGTTACCTAAAGAAACGATTGCTTCCATTAAGAAAAAGCTTGGAAAACCAGCCAATGAAGGCCCAGACGATATGGGTTCTGATTATGTGATCAGTTATGAGTATGGAAAAAGACATGTGAGTTTCTATGCACCAACAGCGTCTTCGCCAATCCATCGTGTTTTTATTAGAGCGTACTATTAA
- a CDS encoding DinB family protein — MELQDLIQPLHETRNELLEILHGLNEAQLHKRKEPTGWNVSQVFQHLFIVEQLYVAAIGRGLMSKEDSSVDSKPIQDLLDRSKKFAAPDIAQPTDELWGIDEIVDKLSESRKKLYALLNALPDPSVLSRRHFIHPAFQELSLMEWVRSLYIHEQRHAEQIRDILNG, encoded by the coding sequence ATGGAACTTCAAGACCTGATTCAGCCATTACATGAAACGAGAAATGAATTACTTGAAATCCTGCATGGATTAAACGAAGCGCAGTTACACAAACGGAAAGAACCAACGGGTTGGAACGTTAGTCAAGTATTTCAGCATCTTTTTATTGTGGAACAATTGTATGTTGCTGCGATAGGCAGAGGATTAATGAGCAAGGAAGATTCAAGTGTGGACAGTAAACCGATACAAGATCTATTGGATCGAAGCAAAAAATTTGCAGCTCCAGACATCGCGCAGCCAACTGACGAACTTTGGGGGATTGACGAGATCGTTGACAAGCTTAGCGAGTCAAGAAAGAAACTATATGCACTGCTTAACGCTTTACCAGATCCGTCGGTGCTGAGTAGGCGGCATTTTATACATCCAGCCTTTCAGGAACTGTCATTAATGGAATGGGTTCGATCTCTGTATATCCACGAACAAAGACATGCGGAGCAAATTCGTGACATCTTAAATGGCTAG
- the uvsE gene encoding UV DNA damage repair endonuclease UvsE has translation MLVRFGYVAMSMNVPNASPSRTMTFSNFSKLDDRDAGLRKLERLAEENLHNTLRLLKHNRAHDVQLYRYSSKLIPLATHEDLLEEWDPFPALKEAFAAVGDYANKHGMRTSFHPDHFTVLSTPRKEVLEKSVRDLKHHVRMLEAMGLDARAKNNIHIGGAYNDKKKAAERFINHFRDLPQNIQQRITLENDDKTFNVLETLEVCKQLSVPMVLDIHHQWVNNEGENLQELWPSIRETWDTPYGQADASPDNPLPPKIHVSSPKSEKDIRGHADFVEMEPLLAFLRSIAGNTDRLDVMLEAKQKDEALFKLMRELALYSGDGVTVLNQASVQISP, from the coding sequence ATGCTTGTCCGCTTTGGGTATGTGGCCATGTCGATGAATGTACCAAATGCTTCACCGTCGCGCACGATGACTTTTTCTAATTTTAGTAAGCTGGACGATCGTGATGCTGGCCTACGCAAGCTAGAACGTCTTGCAGAAGAGAATTTGCATAACACGCTGCGCCTACTCAAGCATAATCGGGCACACGATGTTCAATTGTACCGTTATTCATCTAAGCTTATTCCGCTCGCGACCCATGAGGATTTGCTTGAGGAGTGGGACCCGTTTCCAGCGTTGAAGGAGGCGTTTGCGGCTGTTGGCGATTATGCGAACAAGCATGGTATGCGCACTTCGTTTCACCCCGATCACTTCACCGTACTGAGCACGCCGCGCAAGGAAGTGCTCGAGAAATCGGTACGTGACTTAAAGCATCATGTTCGGATGCTGGAAGCGATGGGGCTTGATGCGCGTGCGAAGAACAATATTCACATCGGTGGGGCATACAACGACAAGAAGAAGGCAGCGGAACGATTTATTAATCATTTTCGAGATCTGCCACAAAATATTCAACAGCGTATTACGCTTGAGAACGATGACAAGACCTTTAACGTGTTGGAAACGCTGGAAGTGTGCAAGCAATTAAGCGTTCCGATGGTACTCGATATTCATCATCAGTGGGTAAACAATGAGGGTGAGAATCTCCAAGAACTGTGGCCAAGTATAAGAGAGACGTGGGACACTCCGTATGGACAAGCGGATGCGTCGCCAGATAATCCGTTACCTCCCAAAATTCACGTATCCAGCCCGAAGAGCGAGAAAGATATTCGTGGTCATGCTGATTTCGTGGAAATGGAGCCACTGCTCGCCTTTTTGCGTTCGATTGCGGGGAACACGGATCGACTAGACGTGATGCTGGAGGCTAAGCAAAAAGACGAGGCCTTGTTTAAGTTGATGCGCGAGCTGGCCCTATATTCAGGCGACGGTGTAACCGTGCTGAATCAAGCAAGTGTGCAAATTTCTCCATAA
- the fabI gene encoding enoyl-ACP reductase FabI, whose product MTQLLEGKNIVVMGVANDRSIAWAIAQSLAAQGARLAFTYESDRVEARVRKLAETIPNSVILPCNVTVDEEIDSLADRVREEFGTLHGLVHSIAFAKTEELEGMYANTSRAGFALAHDISAYSLVAVAQRLYPLMTEGGSIMTMTYLGAERALKNYNVMGVAKAALEASVRYLANDLGQYNVRVNAISAGPIRTLAAKGISDFNSILRQVEEKAPLRRTTDTAEVGDTAMFLMSQLSRGITGEVIYVDSGYHIIGI is encoded by the coding sequence TTGACTCAATTATTAGAAGGTAAAAATATTGTCGTGATGGGCGTGGCGAACGATCGTAGTATTGCATGGGCAATTGCGCAATCGTTGGCGGCTCAAGGTGCGAGATTGGCTTTTACATACGAAAGCGACCGTGTTGAAGCGCGTGTTCGTAAACTGGCAGAAACGATTCCTAATTCCGTTATTTTGCCGTGTAACGTAACAGTGGACGAAGAGATTGATAGCTTGGCTGATCGCGTGCGGGAAGAGTTCGGCACGTTGCACGGGTTAGTGCACAGTATTGCATTTGCTAAGACAGAAGAGTTGGAAGGCATGTACGCGAATACGTCCCGTGCGGGCTTTGCTCTGGCGCATGATATTAGCGCTTACTCTTTGGTTGCGGTAGCACAACGCCTTTATCCGTTAATGACGGAGGGTGGCAGCATTATGACGATGACGTATTTAGGCGCAGAGCGCGCGCTTAAGAACTACAATGTTATGGGCGTGGCGAAGGCTGCTCTGGAAGCGTCTGTACGCTATTTGGCGAACGACCTTGGGCAATACAATGTACGCGTAAATGCGATTTCGGCAGGACCGATTCGTACGTTGGCAGCGAAAGGGATTAGCGATTTCAACTCCATTTTGCGTCAAGTGGAAGAGAAAGCACCACTTCGTCGCACGACAGATACGGCAGAAGTGGGCGATACAGCGATGTTCCTCATGAGCCAATTGTCACGTGGTATTACAGGTGAAGTTATCTATGTGGATAGCGGCTACCATATTATCGGCATCTAA
- a CDS encoding sulfite exporter TauE/SafE family protein, whose protein sequence is MVGTIVLLALIGLIAATFGSIVGLGGGIIIVPGLILLGPYLLGESVTAQTAVGTSLAVLIFTALSSTLTYMKAKRVDFKSGLIFVITSGPASMLGAEMTSYFQGSSFQLVFGFFMLAMAILMIVRERLKPLNIKWQTMRSFTDASGTQHEYGYSLIPMLLIGFAVGFVSGLFGIGGGSLFVPLMVLLFRYPAHIASATSMFVIFLSSILGTTVHAWNGSVDWLLVSILAPSAWIGGWLGAAIASRMTGKGLLLLLRLTLLVLAIRMIISGFI, encoded by the coding sequence ATGGTTGGAACGATTGTGCTGCTAGCACTGATTGGATTAATTGCAGCGACGTTTGGCAGCATTGTCGGCCTAGGTGGCGGCATTATTATTGTGCCGGGACTTATTTTACTTGGGCCTTACTTGTTAGGTGAGAGTGTAACTGCACAGACGGCAGTAGGTACGTCGTTGGCCGTGCTTATTTTCACTGCTCTTTCGTCTACACTCACTTATATGAAAGCGAAGCGGGTAGACTTCAAAAGCGGCCTGATCTTCGTTATAACGAGCGGGCCAGCCTCGATGCTCGGAGCTGAAATGACGAGCTATTTTCAAGGAAGCTCGTTTCAGCTTGTATTTGGCTTCTTTATGCTTGCTATGGCTATTCTGATGATTGTGCGTGAACGATTGAAACCGCTTAACATCAAGTGGCAGACAATGCGCTCGTTTACGGATGCGTCAGGAACGCAGCATGAGTATGGCTACAGTCTTATCCCTATGCTCTTGATCGGTTTTGCGGTCGGTTTCGTGTCGGGATTGTTTGGCATTGGTGGCGGCTCGTTATTTGTGCCGTTAATGGTGCTGCTGTTCCGCTATCCTGCACATATCGCTTCGGCAACGTCGATGTTTGTTATTTTTTTATCGTCGATATTAGGAACTACCGTACATGCATGGAACGGCTCGGTTGATTGGCTGCTTGTGTCTATTCTGGCTCCAAGTGCTTGGATAGGTGGGTGGTTAGGGGCGGCAATTGCCAGTCGAATGACGGGAAAAGGTTTGCTCTTACTGCTGCGATTGACGTTATTGGTACTAGCGATTCGTATGATCATAAGCGGATTCATTTAG
- a CDS encoding B3/B4 domain-containing protein yields MKFVISPQVFESLPHVCFGVVVATGIDNTKLYPAVVDELNRSIAQVEAQFADTKAKESAAIAPYREAFQTLGFNPNKFMSSIEAMASRIEKKKGFPSINPAVDLGNAVSLSYLVPLGAHDVGQVTGDIEVRFAKSDDTFVPFGQQEAESADEGELVYAVGNQIKTRRWIWRQSELGKITEESTAIMFPIDGFVGHNEEQVLAARDALASLLQRHFGADVQVGYLDKQNTVFEW; encoded by the coding sequence ATGAAATTTGTGATATCACCCCAAGTGTTTGAATCACTGCCTCATGTATGCTTTGGCGTCGTTGTGGCGACAGGCATTGATAATACGAAGCTATATCCGGCTGTAGTCGATGAGTTGAACCGCAGCATCGCGCAGGTGGAAGCACAGTTTGCAGACACGAAAGCAAAGGAATCGGCTGCAATTGCGCCATATCGTGAAGCATTCCAAACGCTTGGCTTTAACCCGAACAAGTTTATGAGCTCTATTGAAGCAATGGCCTCGCGGATCGAGAAGAAAAAAGGTTTCCCTAGCATTAATCCGGCTGTCGATCTGGGGAATGCCGTCTCTTTATCTTATTTAGTACCGCTAGGAGCGCACGATGTGGGACAAGTAACGGGTGACATCGAAGTTCGCTTCGCGAAGTCGGATGATACGTTCGTTCCTTTCGGGCAGCAAGAGGCAGAGTCAGCGGATGAAGGTGAACTGGTCTATGCGGTTGGCAACCAAATTAAGACGCGCCGCTGGATATGGCGTCAGAGCGAACTCGGCAAAATTACGGAAGAAAGCACCGCGATTATGTTTCCGATAGATGGTTTTGTGGGTCACAATGAGGAACAAGTGCTTGCTGCGCGGGATGCATTGGCATCTTTGCTTCAACGTCATTTTGGTGCTGACGTGCAAGTCGGATATTTGGACAAGCAAAATACGGTCTTTGAATGGTAA
- a CDS encoding collagen-like protein, with protein MSQSNIPNITPQITVTRDDAVTLLLSSIAMEELGLSHIINAEGEKLQYILGTLPGVTAPIATISDILNVNDSVRDTLREITKKNFILDSKLNNILSTPIAIGPTGPAGPTGPSGGPPGPTGATGPAGPAGPTGAQGVAGPAGAQGPIGPQGPAGPAGPAGAQGPAGPAGAQGVAGPAGPQGVAGPAGPQGDPGVQGAQGPAGPAGPQGPAGATGLAGPTGSTGPTGTVGSVPFLDISNTTPQNVGAATELITFTASLTNNPAVFAFTAPSTNWTINQTGNYYINFEAVADSLVATTERITMNILGDGNPIGGIFIDVPNGLALELTRTIIVPVTTLPATIQLQATGSAGSSFNITAAMVAYRIGDL; from the coding sequence ATGTCCCAATCAAATATTCCTAATATTACCCCTCAGATTACGGTAACACGCGATGATGCTGTAACATTATTGCTGTCATCCATCGCTATGGAGGAATTAGGATTAAGTCATATCATTAATGCAGAAGGTGAAAAGCTTCAATATATTTTGGGAACCTTGCCAGGAGTAACTGCGCCAATCGCAACAATTTCAGACATACTCAATGTGAATGACAGTGTCCGCGACACATTGAGAGAGATTACGAAGAAGAACTTCATACTCGATAGTAAACTGAATAACATACTTAGTACTCCAATTGCGATAGGCCCGACAGGTCCCGCTGGACCGACGGGGCCATCTGGTGGCCCTCCAGGCCCGACGGGAGCCACAGGCCCAGCAGGCCCAGCGGGTCCAACGGGAGCCCAAGGTGTGGCTGGCCCAGCAGGAGCGCAGGGACCTATCGGTCCACAAGGTCCAGCAGGCCCAGCGGGTCCGGCAGGAGCGCAAGGCCCGGCTGGCCCAGCGGGAGCGCAAGGTGTAGCAGGCCCAGCAGGCCCGCAAGGTGTCGCTGGCCCAGCAGGTCCGCAAGGTGACCCGGGTGTGCAAGGAGCGCAAGGCCCAGCGGGCCCGGCGGGACCACAAGGCCCAGCAGGAGCAACAGGCTTAGCAGGCCCGACAGGTTCGACGGGGCCAACTGGAACAGTTGGATCAGTACCATTTTTGGATATTAGCAATACTACACCACAAAACGTTGGAGCTGCGACAGAATTAATAACATTTACAGCCTCGCTCACCAACAATCCGGCCGTGTTCGCGTTTACTGCACCTAGTACGAACTGGACAATTAACCAAACTGGGAATTATTATATTAATTTTGAGGCGGTGGCAGATAGTCTTGTTGCAACAACGGAACGGATTACGATGAATATTTTAGGGGATGGAAATCCAATTGGTGGAATATTTATTGATGTTCCTAATGGTCTAGCACTAGAGCTTACTCGAACCATTATCGTGCCAGTGACGACACTTCCTGCAACGATCCAATTGCAAGCAACGGGAAGCGCAGGCTCCAGCTTCAATATTACTGCCGCAATGGTAGCTTACCGAATAGGCGACCTTTAG
- a CDS encoding S-layer homology domain-containing protein, with the protein MKSHKRITVIAKLLIVSMIASMFSLSTAAAAPTAESNKSEVRSTTNQTITALSDVSNSYAAKEINELVASGVLSGYPDGKFYPFMNMTRAELAKTVVKALKLEPNEQAASPFADVPNDAWYKGYVGAIVKSGIAQGTSSRTFAPNQKVTREELAVFFVRALGMKDKADQWKSNNAPFKDMNDVSSWAKSSVTFAGEIGLIQGGKQTEGGNQFYPQLNSDRQALARLTYELMFNKDAFTKKADEIVKNKTKSTTTSTSSSSDSSSDSDSDNSISQPTLPPVACTAVTEITKDGFKGNRCIDKQGTYGPTAELAAVATIEGELTVNVPNVTLQNIVIKGDLIIGEGVGQGDVTLTNVKVEGKTIVKGGGKNSIHLNNSVLATIIVDKRTGDVRVAINDGTKVELISLQSGAILDTARGQVTNVTLGSSLPQASTVELRGTFETVNVVASNVRLHLNANATVASLVVDAPSAITGNGTITSAQVNHAGAVFSQVPANCQGCENLSTFIVGGHIVDIAKLPLKNIKVAFRDIANPTIGEVVATTTTNDAGYYEVKLRPGTYSAEVSGDGFINTHFTVVVASNGYVWNESPETAIRLAGEEEVRVVLSWGEKPVDLDSHLIGPGVDGERFHTFFDNRQYKRNGQLYVDLDHDDVTAYGPETTTIRKQTAGTYRFYVHNFSGESNLEEQERSDTVVQVYQGSASTPAKTFTLEKNALQSLNTHRYWVAFEMTVNADGTISYNEVNTFHDDDKEIKGPDESDVTVTSSVYSLNSFNGTISGMSTNTTVAELKQDIHPVNPQAKVQIESANGTLRTDSDFVQDGDKLSVISANGQNILEYRLIVPAVLVEAAQPTVAEAVYLKAGQFTFTAEPDAWIEIKDANNNLVIAPLCDSSGQCTVDTFYFNGYVGQQLFLTAHVNGKLRSKVSTIIVKE; encoded by the coding sequence ATGAAATCTCACAAACGCATTACCGTAATCGCCAAACTGCTTATCGTGTCGATGATCGCTTCGATGTTCAGTCTTAGCACAGCAGCAGCAGCGCCTACGGCAGAGTCCAACAAGTCTGAAGTGAGGTCCACTACGAACCAGACGATTACTGCCCTATCTGATGTCAGCAATTCTTATGCAGCTAAAGAAATTAACGAACTTGTTGCATCTGGAGTATTGTCCGGATACCCGGATGGAAAGTTCTATCCTTTTATGAACATGACGCGGGCTGAGTTAGCGAAAACGGTTGTTAAAGCTTTGAAATTGGAGCCTAACGAGCAAGCTGCATCTCCATTTGCCGATGTTCCTAACGATGCATGGTACAAAGGTTATGTGGGCGCTATCGTCAAGAGCGGCATTGCGCAAGGAACTTCGTCCCGTACGTTTGCTCCAAACCAAAAAGTAACAAGAGAAGAGCTGGCGGTATTTTTCGTGCGTGCCCTAGGCATGAAAGACAAAGCCGACCAATGGAAGAGCAACAATGCTCCATTTAAAGATATGAACGATGTGTCATCTTGGGCAAAATCTTCGGTAACCTTTGCAGGTGAGATTGGTCTTATCCAAGGCGGAAAACAAACAGAGGGCGGAAACCAATTCTACCCACAGCTAAACAGCGATCGCCAAGCTTTGGCACGCTTAACATATGAATTGATGTTCAATAAAGATGCATTTACAAAAAAAGCGGATGAAATCGTAAAGAACAAAACGAAATCGACGACAACATCCACATCGTCGTCATCCGATTCATCTAGCGACAGCGACTCTGACAACAGCATTTCCCAACCAACACTACCACCGGTAGCTTGCACAGCTGTAACAGAGATTACGAAGGATGGCTTCAAAGGCAATCGTTGTATCGATAAGCAAGGTACGTACGGGCCAACAGCTGAACTTGCAGCAGTTGCTACAATCGAAGGCGAATTGACTGTTAATGTACCTAATGTCACTTTGCAAAATATCGTTATTAAAGGCGACCTCATCATTGGCGAAGGCGTTGGCCAAGGTGATGTTACCCTTACCAACGTTAAGGTAGAAGGCAAAACCATTGTTAAGGGTGGCGGAAAAAACAGTATTCACCTTAACAACTCTGTACTTGCTACGATCATTGTAGACAAGCGTACAGGCGATGTTCGTGTAGCGATTAACGACGGTACCAAAGTAGAATTGATTAGCTTGCAATCAGGCGCTATTTTGGATACAGCTCGTGGTCAAGTCACGAACGTGACGCTCGGCAGCAGCTTGCCACAAGCATCTACTGTTGAACTTAGAGGCACGTTTGAGACGGTAAATGTCGTCGCTTCGAACGTTCGTCTGCACTTGAACGCGAATGCAACTGTTGCATCGCTTGTTGTTGACGCTCCTTCAGCGATAACAGGTAACGGTACGATTACATCTGCTCAGGTGAACCATGCTGGCGCAGTATTCAGCCAAGTTCCTGCTAACTGCCAAGGCTGTGAGAACTTGAGCACGTTTATCGTCGGTGGTCATATTGTCGATATCGCAAAATTGCCGCTGAAAAATATTAAAGTCGCATTCCGTGATATTGCAAACCCGACTATCGGAGAGGTTGTTGCTACAACAACGACAAATGATGCTGGATACTACGAAGTTAAATTGCGTCCAGGCACATACTCCGCTGAAGTATCTGGCGATGGATTTATTAATACGCACTTTACTGTAGTCGTTGCAAGCAATGGTTACGTATGGAACGAATCACCAGAAACGGCTATTCGCTTAGCTGGGGAAGAAGAAGTTCGTGTCGTTCTGTCTTGGGGAGAAAAGCCTGTCGATTTAGATTCACATCTTATCGGTCCAGGTGTAGACGGCGAACGCTTCCACACATTCTTTGACAACAGACAATACAAGCGCAATGGACAGTTGTACGTGGACTTGGATCACGATGATGTAACGGCATACGGTCCAGAGACGACAACAATTCGTAAACAGACAGCAGGAACTTACCGTTTCTACGTTCATAACTTTAGTGGTGAATCAAACCTTGAAGAGCAAGAACGTTCGGATACCGTTGTGCAAGTATATCAAGGATCCGCAAGCACACCTGCAAAAACGTTCACGTTAGAGAAGAACGCTTTGCAATCTTTGAACACGCATCGTTACTGGGTTGCTTTTGAAATGACCGTTAACGCGGATGGAACCATTTCTTACAACGAAGTGAATACATTCCATGATGATGATAAAGAAATAAAAGGACCGGATGAATCTGATGTCACAGTCACGAGTTCTGTGTACTCCTTAAATTCCTTTAACGGCACGATTTCTGGCATGTCAACAAACACGACTGTAGCAGAATTGAAGCAGGATATTCATCCTGTGAATCCTCAAGCTAAAGTACAAATTGAGAGTGCAAACGGCACGTTGCGCACAGACAGTGATTTCGTCCAAGACGGCGATAAACTATCTGTTATCTCCGCTAACGGTCAAAACATACTAGAATATCGCCTGATCGTACCTGCAGTACTTGTTGAAGCTGCACAACCTACCGTGGCAGAGGCGGTCTATCTAAAGGCCGGCCAATTTACGTTCACAGCTGAGCCTGACGCTTGGATCGAAATTAAGGATGCAAATAACAATCTTGTTATTGCTCCCCTGTGCGATAGTAGCGGTCAATGTACAGTAGACACTTTCTATTTCAACGGTTACGTAGGCCAACAATTATTTTTAACTGCTCATGTAAATGGTAAGCTTCGTAGTAAGGTCTCTACGATTATTGTAAAAGAGTAA